The following coding sequences lie in one Photobacterium sp. CCB-ST2H9 genomic window:
- a CDS encoding PLP-dependent aminotransferase family protein: MTKYQSLARQLKQQIRQQIWRAGEKIPSVRACSRQSDVSTATVLQAYQLLESEGWLVAKPQSGYLVAPNIRQLIAAEQQIHQDSQAPLQINDLLYDVFQRTKSGEFVPFSSAFPDACLFPQQELVRSLASASRKMGDDSALTNLPPGSYELRRLIAQRYVQQGIQVMPDDLVITSGGLEALNLSLQAVTQPGDYVAIESPTFYGALQTIERLKLNPIEIPASAKQGLDLEVLAQKLAAYPIKACWLMTNFQNPLGYTLSNEKKKRLLELLDHHDAYLVEDDVYAELYFSEDRPLPAKAFDPNNRVLLCSSFSKCLSPGFRIGWVVAGPHSEQIQRQQFLSTISSSVPAQLGISHYLRHGGYDNHLRKLRAALQIRKTEMLAAIEEYFPACTQVSDPDGGYFLWLGFPSPFDCRTFYELALERHIAIAPGTLFSVRQDDLRHVRLNYSYPMTDQIRTAIQTLGQLARQCLCEAEPQHETVR, encoded by the coding sequence ATGACTAAATATCAATCACTTGCCAGACAATTAAAACAACAGATCCGGCAACAGATCTGGCGTGCGGGTGAAAAAATCCCCTCTGTCCGGGCCTGTAGTAGACAATCCGATGTCAGTACGGCGACCGTACTTCAGGCATATCAGTTACTGGAAAGTGAAGGCTGGCTGGTTGCCAAGCCGCAATCCGGCTATCTCGTTGCACCGAATATCAGGCAGCTGATCGCTGCCGAACAACAAATTCACCAGGACAGCCAGGCTCCCCTGCAAATCAATGATCTGCTTTATGATGTGTTTCAACGCACCAAAAGCGGTGAATTTGTTCCCTTCAGTTCCGCGTTTCCTGACGCCTGCTTATTTCCGCAGCAGGAACTGGTCCGCAGTCTGGCCAGTGCGTCACGCAAAATGGGAGACGACAGTGCCCTGACCAATTTACCGCCCGGCAGCTATGAGTTACGCCGGCTCATCGCACAACGTTACGTGCAGCAGGGCATTCAGGTGATGCCGGATGATTTGGTGATTACCAGCGGTGGTCTGGAAGCTCTGAATTTAAGCCTGCAGGCAGTGACACAACCCGGTGATTACGTGGCAATTGAATCGCCCACCTTCTACGGCGCCCTGCAGACCATTGAACGACTGAAACTGAACCCGATAGAAATTCCTGCCTCTGCCAAACAGGGTTTAGATCTGGAGGTGCTGGCTCAAAAACTGGCGGCTTACCCGATCAAAGCCTGCTGGCTGATGACCAATTTTCAGAATCCGCTTGGGTACACGCTGAGCAATGAAAAGAAAAAACGGCTGCTTGAGCTGCTCGATCATCATGACGCCTATCTGGTTGAAGACGATGTTTACGCCGAGCTGTATTTCTCTGAAGACCGGCCTTTACCGGCGAAAGCCTTTGACCCAAACAACAGAGTGCTTCTGTGCAGCTCCTTTTCAAAATGCCTGTCTCCCGGGTTCCGGATTGGCTGGGTTGTGGCAGGCCCCCACAGCGAACAGATTCAGCGACAGCAGTTTCTCTCAACCATTTCCAGCAGCGTGCCCGCACAGCTGGGTATCAGTCATTACTTGCGCCATGGCGGATACGATAACCACCTGCGCAAGCTACGTGCAGCGCTTCAGATACGCAAAACTGAGATGCTGGCTGCCATTGAAGAATATTTCCCTGCCTGTACTCAGGTATCAGACCCGGATGGCGGTTATTTCCTCTGGCTCGGTTTTCCGTCTCCTTTCGACTGCAGAACGTTTTATGAACTGGCTTTGGAGCGCCATATCGCAATCGCACCCGGCACTCTGTTCAGTGTCCGGCAGGATGATCTCCGGCATGTCCGGCTAAATTACTCCTATCCGATGACGGATCAGATCCGAACGGCGATTCAAACCTTGGGGCAACTGGCGAGGCAATGTTTATGTGAAGCTGAACCACAGCATGAAACTGTTCGGTAA